A single Plasmodium knowlesi strain H genome assembly, chromosome: 13 DNA region contains:
- a CDS encoding KIR protein, which translates to MNETPGDVYQSWNKCGVICTCCAQGNKQQVQDDLQRILLKHGGPQEHRDRILYAWCEVKGMSAVRQEGKVSKLDEYCSYFYYWLGEKWMKEVKQRKATWENINKIYELLQSKLPFGRNCNPLYKDITEEYFGPMKILFDYLGNYDRIKSGVDNECKKIYKEECKNSCDNRGCKEKVCKEVVDEVLKAYKKMDEHCYITNDDYEEGHYCKKFRDVLECDVISKLKEIIVKLGMNLEELKEGLSACKIADPSSDSVDEGEKETFEENEEEEGETELGTTEETAKQLLSTNVGEQGIQGLVGPERDAGPGGRMGESGEAIAGGDIPQVTSEDDGVNHISGEEGHSGSHIPAETENFQKEDEDEDEEEEEVLPSISTSHTSSSSSSSSSSSSSSLIVQNIADGTRGGTGSVGSAEPVQTEQLSQKGGSTQRVTKSLELPQAAHSSGDSFSHSTLPGEVPLSGIRPGGEGIHSSSTLETEGATLTGSTNAYIPIPASVGGGLATVGLPALVYALYKYTNLFSGIRGTYSGRSSRKTISFRQDLNTFSGDSYTEYDSTIGGESSTLGGSGGSSTDVSTIYDDEGQRPSGRTRATNNRRSGNIRYYAT; encoded by the exons ATGAATGAAACTCCAGGTGATGTATATCAATCCTGGAATAAGTGCGGAGTAATTTGTACATGTTGTGCTCAGGGGAATAAGCAGCAGGTGCAGGATGATCTACAGAGAATATTACTAAAACATGGGGGTCCCCAGGAACATAGGGATAGGATTCTATACGCTTGGTGTGAGGTAAAAGGAATGAGTGCAGTACGCCAGGAAGGGAAAGTGAGTAAGTTGGACGAATATTGCAGTTATTTCTATTATTGGTTAGGGGAGAAGTGGATGAAAGAAGTAAAGCAACGCAAAGCAACATGGGagaatataaataaaatatacgaACTCCTACAGAGTAAGCTGCCCTTCGGGCGGAACTGTAACCCCCTATATAAGGACATTACCGAGGAATATTTCGGTCcaatgaaaatattatttgatTACCTAGGCAATTACGACAGAATAAAAAGTGGGGTAGATAacgaatgtaaaaaaatatataaggaagaatgtaaaaatagCTGTGATAATAGAGGgtgtaaggaaaaagtgtGCAAGGAAGTTGTGGATGAGGTTTTAAAAGCATATAAGAAAATGGATGAGCATTGTTATATTACTAATGATGATTATGAAGAAGGTCattattgcaaaaaattcCGTGATGTGTTAGAGTGTGATGTTATTTCTAAACTGAAGGAAATAATTGTAAAATTGGGAATGAACTTGGAAGAACTGAAGGAAGGATTAAGTGCGTGTAAAATTGCAGATCCTTCATCGGATTCTGTCgacgaaggagaaaaggagacCTTcgaggaaaatgaagaagaggaggggGAGACTGAATTAGGAACAACGGAGGAAACTGCTAAACAATTGCTATCCACCAACGTGGGAGAACAGGGAATACAAG GTTTAGTTGGTCCTGAACGTGATGCAGGTCCAGGAGGTCGAATGGGTGAATCAGGTGAGGCAATTGCAGGAG gTGATATTCCTCAAGTTACCTCCGAGGATGATGGAGTGAACCATATTTCTGGTGAAGAAGGGCATTCTGGTTCACACATTCCAGCAGAAACAGAGAATTTTCAGAAGGAAGACGAAgacgaagacgaagaagaagaagaagttcttCCTTCCATCAGTACTTCTCATACTTCTAGCAGCAGTTCTTCCTCTAGCAGTAGTAGCAGTTCTTCTCTCATTGTTCAGAACATCGCGGATGGTACAAGAGGTGGAACAGGATCAGTAGGATCAGCAGAACCGGTGCAGACAGAGCAACTGTCACAGAAAGGAGGGAGTACTCAAAGAGTCACGAAGAGTTTGGAGCTCCCGCAGGCTGCACACTCCTCCGGGGATTCATTCTCCCATTCCACACTCCCGGGGGAAGTGCCCTTATCAGGGATCAGACCTGGAGGAGAGGGGATTCATTCCTCTTCCACCCTAGAAACAGAAGGGGCCACCCTTACTGGATCCACGAATGCTTACATACCCATTCCAGCTTCTGTTGGTGGTGGACTTGCCACAGTAGGTCTACCAGCCCTTGTTTATGCTTTATATAAG tataccAATTTATTCTCCGGAATACGTGGTACATACTCCGGTAGAAGCAGCAGAAAGACAATATCCTTTCGACAAGACTTAAACACATTCTCAGGCGATTCTTACACAGAATATGATTCAACCATAGGTGGGGAATCGTCCACCCTAGGTGGTAGTGGTGGATCGTCCACCGATGTTTCGACCATCTATGATGATGAAGGACAACGACCAAGCGGAAGAACACGGGCAACAAATAATAGAAGATCAGGAAATATACGTTACTATGCCACGTAA